A genomic stretch from Corynebacterium terpenotabidum Y-11 includes:
- the dapC gene encoding succinyldiaminopimelate transaminase, translating into MTVPVRRTLSAELPDFPWDSLEDAKATAAAYPDGIINLSVGTPVDEVAPSIQLALSVNAGAPGYPQTVGTPELRAAIVSALERRFGVPGVGTDQVLPVVGTKEAIAWLPFVLGVVPGQTVVIPELAYPTYEVGAKIAGAEVLRSDSLLKLGPQTPAMIFLNSPANPHGKVLGIDHLRKFVEFARERDVVVVSDECYLGLGWNTAEQDAPVSLLDPRVCDGDFTNLIAVHSLSKTSNMASYRSGFLVGDSALIAEALAVRKNAGLMMPGPVQAATVAALEDDGQEILQKERYRRRREVLAAAVRDAGMRIDDSEGGLYLWATEDRPGRETVDRLAALGILVAPGDFYGPAGEKHVRIGLTATDEDIVAAAGRLAALSTLD; encoded by the coding sequence ATGACCGTACCCGTGCGCCGCACACTCTCCGCAGAATTGCCGGACTTCCCGTGGGACTCCCTCGAGGACGCGAAGGCGACGGCCGCCGCGTACCCGGACGGCATCATCAACCTCTCGGTCGGCACCCCTGTCGACGAGGTCGCCCCGTCGATCCAACTGGCCCTGTCGGTCAACGCCGGCGCCCCGGGCTACCCACAGACGGTGGGAACCCCGGAACTGCGCGCCGCGATCGTCTCCGCCCTGGAGCGGCGGTTCGGCGTCCCCGGGGTCGGTACCGACCAGGTGCTTCCCGTCGTCGGGACGAAAGAAGCCATTGCCTGGCTGCCCTTCGTCCTCGGCGTGGTCCCGGGCCAGACAGTGGTCATCCCGGAACTCGCGTACCCGACGTACGAGGTCGGGGCGAAGATCGCCGGTGCCGAGGTGCTGCGCAGTGATTCGCTCCTCAAGCTCGGGCCACAGACCCCGGCGATGATCTTCCTCAACTCCCCGGCGAACCCGCACGGCAAGGTGCTCGGTATCGACCACCTGCGGAAGTTCGTCGAATTCGCCCGCGAGCGGGATGTGGTCGTCGTCTCCGACGAGTGCTATCTCGGTCTCGGCTGGAACACCGCCGAGCAGGACGCTCCCGTGTCCCTGCTCGACCCCCGGGTCTGCGACGGGGACTTCACGAACCTCATCGCCGTCCACTCACTGTCGAAGACCTCGAACATGGCGTCCTACCGGAGCGGTTTCCTGGTCGGGGACAGCGCCCTCATCGCCGAGGCGCTGGCGGTTCGGAAGAACGCCGGCCTCATGATGCCCGGACCGGTCCAGGCCGCGACGGTCGCCGCCCTGGAGGATGACGGTCAGGAGATCCTGCAGAAGGAGCGCTACCGGCGCCGTCGTGAGGTCCTCGCCGCCGCGGTGCGGGACGCCGGGATGCGCATCGACGATTCCGAGGGAGGCCTGTACCTGTGGGCCACGGAGGACCGGCCGGGCCGGGAGACCGTGGACCGGCTGGCCGCCCTGGGGATCCTCGTTGCCCCCGGTGACTTCTACGGCCCGGCAGGGGAGAAGCACGTCCGTATCGGACTGACCGCCACTGACGAGGACATCGTGGCAGCGGCGGGCCGCCTGGCAGCCCTGTCCACCCTGGACTGA
- the fdxA gene encoding ferredoxin, which translates to MTYVIAQPCVDVMDRACVEECPVDCIYEGKRSLYIHPDECVDCGACEPVCPTEAIFYEDDLPDEWEDYIDFNVAFFDELGDPGGAAKLGPQDFDPEGITRMPPQNQG; encoded by the coding sequence ATGACCTACGTTATCGCGCAACCCTGCGTCGACGTGATGGACCGGGCATGCGTGGAGGAATGCCCGGTCGACTGCATCTACGAGGGCAAGCGATCGCTCTACATCCACCCCGACGAGTGCGTGGACTGCGGCGCCTGTGAACCGGTGTGCCCGACCGAGGCGATCTTCTACGAGGACGATCTCCCCGACGAATGGGAGGACTACATCGACTTCAACGTCGCCTTTTTCGATGAGCTGGGCGACCCGGGCGGAGCCGCGAAGCTCGGCCCCCAGGATTTCGACCCCGAAGGCATCACCCGGATGCCTCCGCAGAACCAGGGCTGA
- the mshB gene encoding N-acetyl-1-D-myo-inositol-2-amino-2-deoxy-alpha-D-glucopyranoside deacetylase: protein MTVTGPATEDLVGLRVLAVHAHPDDESLWTGLALTQWARRGADVTVVTCTLGEEGEVIGEKYQALIADRSGLLGGYRIAELQRALAALGVNVDDLTGCARPRFLGGVATWRDSGMAGTPPAADPRAFVRSGDAAVDALVDEIERYRPHVLVTYGPDGGYGHPDHIRAHEVTHSAVAAQVAGRRWVPARIWWCVTETEVLDAGLAELRRAGDPPAGWRWPEPGELASVPARQVDARVVGTAADLAAKQAAMSAHATQLWVADGRTYDVIADPRTGADGAPVPFCLSNLITQPLVGTESYTLGERRDGESGLSTETLDRLDCLFAEGR, encoded by the coding sequence ATGACAGTCACCGGACCAGCGACGGAGGATCTCGTCGGCCTCCGCGTCCTCGCCGTCCACGCGCACCCGGACGATGAATCACTGTGGACCGGCCTCGCGCTGACCCAGTGGGCCCGCCGCGGCGCCGATGTCACGGTGGTCACCTGCACCCTCGGTGAAGAAGGCGAGGTCATCGGGGAGAAGTACCAGGCGCTTATCGCCGACCGGTCCGGGCTGCTCGGCGGTTACCGGATCGCGGAACTCCAGCGCGCGCTGGCGGCGCTCGGAGTCAACGTCGACGATCTCACCGGGTGCGCCCGTCCGCGGTTCCTCGGCGGGGTCGCGACGTGGCGGGACTCCGGGATGGCGGGCACCCCGCCGGCCGCGGACCCGCGTGCCTTCGTCCGGTCCGGTGACGCCGCGGTCGACGCGCTCGTCGACGAGATCGAGCGCTACCGGCCCCACGTCCTGGTCACCTACGGACCGGACGGCGGCTACGGGCACCCCGACCATATCCGTGCCCACGAGGTGACCCATTCGGCGGTCGCGGCACAGGTCGCCGGGCGGCGGTGGGTCCCGGCCCGGATCTGGTGGTGTGTCACGGAGACGGAGGTCCTTGACGCCGGCCTCGCCGAGCTGCGTCGTGCCGGTGACCCACCGGCCGGATGGCGGTGGCCGGAGCCCGGCGAGCTGGCGAGTGTCCCGGCCCGGCAGGTGGACGCCCGGGTGGTGGGCACGGCGGCCGACCTGGCGGCGAAGCAGGCGGCGATGTCCGCCCACGCCACCCAGCTGTGGGTCGCGGACGGCCGGACCTATGATGTCATCGCCGATCCCCGGACCGGTGCGGACGGGGCACCGGTCCCGTTCTGCCTGTCGAACCTCATCACCCAGCCGCTGGTCGGCACGGAGAGTTACACCCTCGGGGAACGTCGTGACGGGGAGTCCGGACTTTCCACGGAAACACTGGACAGACTAGACTGTCTATTCGCTGAAGGGAGGTAG
- a CDS encoding ABC transporter family substrate-binding protein, with product MSTSGRPRRLLSVLAAASVPVLLTGALVGCQARPGDAPTVAAPQTDDSATETAEPQGTAAEELRTVTVGVDSLPTDFNPHLVGSQSLATSVIAQLTLPSAFTAPTDGDGRRTELNSDLLASVTVVEGTEIAPTKVRYVLRPTAQWSDGTPVTGADFSYLWEQITTRPGVLDPAGYANIDDLAVSAGARTVDVTFAEPDPDWRELFADLLPSHIYRSEDRSFATMMSGVPAASGGVYRVRAVDTARGTVELERNERFWGENPAQADRLVLSVVPDESTASQMLRTGQLQMLLTGESAVTTESLGSVPGTQVRTMTRRPDLVLTLNTTAPRMATVENRDEVIDALDTTALARILTGDPTATPPETGAGVDDTDGTTVNSSQTGRTEPGQTRAELTNAPDLPAVDSGLTPLRIGADSSDDTAVEAARRIVDQLEDAGISAETVTRSAEDLYGSFLPQGEVDAVVAWQEAPETLSDLADRYSCDSADRELTRPSATLPSVTAASTSASVPATSEAASPSASASTTAEPTEPGESGDSGTVSGRTVNISGLCDTAVDEIVDTARLTAGQVAGEDALAIVVDTAVAQVDALVTGYRVDVPLISDRQVIAVGGDLVGPEPQLADWPLDRETGPFISAGQWRRTGDTTTSAAPTTTEEKTP from the coding sequence GTGAGCACATCAGGTCGCCCCCGGCGGCTTCTCTCTGTCCTGGCCGCCGCGTCCGTCCCCGTTCTCCTCACCGGTGCGTTGGTCGGGTGCCAGGCGCGTCCCGGGGACGCTCCGACCGTCGCCGCGCCGCAGACCGACGATTCCGCCACCGAGACCGCGGAGCCGCAGGGCACAGCGGCGGAGGAGCTGCGGACCGTCACCGTGGGGGTGGACAGTCTCCCCACGGATTTCAATCCCCACCTGGTCGGGTCCCAGTCTCTGGCGACCAGTGTCATCGCGCAGCTCACCCTGCCGAGCGCCTTCACGGCACCGACCGACGGGGACGGGCGTCGGACCGAGTTGAATTCCGACCTTCTCGCCTCCGTCACCGTGGTGGAAGGGACGGAGATCGCGCCGACGAAGGTGCGGTACGTCCTGCGTCCCACCGCCCAGTGGTCGGACGGTACCCCGGTGACCGGCGCCGATTTCTCCTACCTGTGGGAGCAGATCACCACGCGCCCGGGGGTGCTTGACCCGGCCGGCTACGCGAACATCGACGACCTGGCGGTGTCGGCCGGGGCGCGGACGGTTGACGTGACCTTCGCCGAACCCGATCCGGACTGGCGTGAACTCTTCGCTGACCTGTTGCCCAGCCATATCTACCGGTCGGAGGACCGGAGTTTCGCCACGATGATGTCGGGTGTGCCCGCAGCCTCCGGCGGGGTCTACCGGGTCCGTGCGGTGGACACTGCGCGGGGCACGGTCGAACTGGAGCGCAATGAGCGCTTCTGGGGGGAGAACCCGGCACAGGCTGACCGGTTGGTCCTTTCCGTCGTCCCGGACGAGTCCACCGCGTCCCAGATGCTGCGGACCGGCCAACTGCAGATGCTGCTGACCGGTGAGAGTGCGGTCACCACCGAGTCTCTTGGTTCGGTGCCCGGGACGCAGGTGCGGACCATGACACGTCGCCCGGATCTCGTGCTCACGCTGAACACCACGGCTCCCCGGATGGCGACCGTGGAGAACCGGGACGAGGTCATCGACGCCCTCGACACCACTGCTCTCGCCCGGATCCTCACGGGAGATCCGACAGCGACACCGCCGGAGACCGGCGCCGGGGTCGACGACACCGACGGAACCACGGTGAACTCCAGCCAGACCGGACGGACAGAACCAGGCCAGACCCGCGCGGAGCTCACCAATGCCCCCGATCTGCCCGCGGTGGACAGTGGGCTCACCCCGCTGAGGATCGGGGCGGACAGCTCAGACGACACCGCCGTCGAGGCTGCACGGCGCATCGTCGACCAACTGGAGGACGCCGGGATCTCAGCGGAGACCGTCACCCGCTCCGCCGAGGACCTCTACGGGTCCTTCCTTCCCCAGGGTGAGGTCGACGCCGTTGTCGCGTGGCAGGAGGCCCCGGAGACGCTGTCCGATCTGGCGGACCGGTACAGCTGCGACAGCGCCGACCGTGAGCTGACACGTCCGTCCGCCACCCTGCCCTCGGTCACGGCAGCTTCGACGTCAGCGTCAGTACCCGCCACATCCGAGGCGGCGTCGCCATCCGCGTCGGCGTCGACGACGGCGGAGCCGACCGAACCGGGAGAGTCCGGTGACAGCGGTACGGTGTCCGGCCGGACCGTCAACATCTCCGGCCTCTGTGACACCGCCGTCGACGAGATCGTGGACACCGCCCGCCTCACTGCCGGCCAGGTCGCCGGGGAGGACGCCCTCGCCATCGTCGTTGATACGGCGGTGGCACAGGTCGACGCTCTGGTCACCGGATACCGCGTCGATGTCCCGCTGATCTCCGACCGGCAGGTCATCGCCGTCGGCGGGGACCTGGTCGGGCCCGAACCTCAGCTGGCGGACTGGCCACTCGACCGGGAGACCGGCCCCTTCATCAGCGCCGGGCAGTGGCGACGGACCGGGGACACGACCACATCAGCTGCCCCGACGACCACCGAGGAGAAGACGCCATGA
- the typA gene encoding translational GTPase TypA: MSLTEFRNVAIVAHVDHGKTTLVDAMLRQSGVFDAHAEVEDRVMDSGDLEKEKGITILAKNTAIRRVGAGKDGSDLIINVIDTPGHADFGGEVERALSMVDGVVLLIDASEGPLPQTRFVLGKALEAKMPVIICVNKTDRPDARIDEVVSEAQDLLLELASALDDPEAAEAAETLLDLPVIYTSGRAGKASTDNPGNGNIPEAEDLQSLFDVIYDVLPEPSAEHDAPLQAHVTNLDSSNFLGRIGLVRVFAGSLHKGQQVAWIHYDENGDQHTKTVKISELLRTVGVDRVPTDEVIAGDIAAISGIEDVMIGDTLADPENPVALPKITVDEPAISMTIGVNTSPMAGRSGKQLTARVVKNRLDQELVGNVSIRVLPTERPDAWEVQGRGEMALSILVETMRREGFELTVGKPQVVTKTVDGKLQEPWEHMVIDVPEEHLGAITQLMAARKGRMEGMDNTGNGWIRMNFTVPARGLIGFRTIFMTETRGTGIANSYSAGYDAWAGEIKDRPNGSLVADRTGQITAYALTQLADRGSFFVEPGTETYEGMVVGQNNRDEDMDINITKEKKLTNMRSATADATVTLAKARNLSLDEAMEFCGHDECVEVTPDAIRVRKVVLGATERARAASRMKARNKN, from the coding sequence GTGTCACTGACTGAATTCCGCAATGTCGCCATCGTCGCGCACGTTGACCACGGCAAGACCACTCTCGTCGACGCGATGCTGCGTCAGTCGGGTGTCTTCGACGCCCACGCTGAGGTGGAGGACCGTGTCATGGACTCGGGTGACCTGGAGAAGGAGAAGGGCATCACCATCCTCGCCAAGAACACCGCCATCCGGCGCGTGGGTGCGGGCAAGGACGGGTCCGACCTGATCATCAACGTCATCGACACCCCCGGCCACGCCGACTTCGGTGGCGAGGTCGAGCGTGCCCTGTCCATGGTCGACGGCGTCGTCCTGCTCATCGACGCCTCGGAGGGTCCGCTGCCGCAGACCCGTTTCGTGCTCGGCAAGGCCCTCGAGGCCAAGATGCCGGTCATCATCTGCGTCAACAAGACCGACCGTCCGGACGCGCGTATCGATGAGGTTGTCTCCGAGGCCCAGGACCTGCTGCTTGAGCTGGCCTCCGCTCTCGATGACCCGGAGGCCGCCGAGGCCGCCGAGACCCTCCTCGATCTTCCGGTGATCTACACTTCCGGCCGCGCCGGCAAGGCGTCCACCGACAACCCCGGCAACGGCAACATTCCCGAGGCTGAAGACCTGCAGTCCCTCTTCGACGTCATCTACGACGTCCTGCCGGAGCCGTCCGCCGAGCACGACGCCCCGCTGCAGGCCCACGTCACCAACCTGGACTCCTCCAACTTCCTCGGTCGTATCGGCCTGGTCCGCGTCTTCGCCGGTTCCCTCCACAAGGGCCAGCAGGTTGCCTGGATCCACTACGACGAGAACGGTGACCAGCACACCAAGACCGTGAAGATCTCGGAGCTGCTGCGCACCGTCGGCGTGGACCGCGTCCCCACCGACGAGGTCATCGCCGGTGACATCGCGGCCATCTCCGGCATCGAGGACGTCATGATCGGTGACACCCTCGCTGACCCGGAGAACCCGGTCGCCCTGCCGAAGATCACCGTCGACGAGCCCGCGATCTCCATGACCATCGGAGTGAACACCTCCCCGATGGCCGGCCGTTCCGGCAAGCAGCTCACCGCCCGCGTCGTGAAGAACCGTCTCGACCAGGAACTCGTGGGTAACGTCTCCATCAGGGTGCTGCCGACCGAGCGTCCCGACGCCTGGGAGGTGCAGGGCCGTGGCGAGATGGCGCTGTCCATCCTCGTCGAGACGATGCGCCGCGAGGGCTTCGAGCTCACCGTCGGTAAGCCGCAGGTGGTCACCAAGACCGTCGACGGCAAGCTCCAGGAGCCCTGGGAGCACATGGTCATCGACGTCCCCGAGGAGCACCTCGGCGCCATCACCCAGCTCATGGCGGCCCGCAAGGGTCGGATGGAGGGCATGGACAACACCGGCAACGGGTGGATCCGGATGAACTTCACCGTCCCGGCCCGTGGCCTCATCGGTTTCCGCACCATCTTCATGACCGAGACCCGCGGTACCGGTATCGCCAACAGCTACTCCGCCGGGTACGACGCCTGGGCCGGCGAGATCAAGGACCGTCCCAACGGTTCCCTCGTCGCCGACCGCACCGGTCAGATCACCGCCTACGCGCTGACCCAGCTCGCCGACCGCGGCAGCTTCTTCGTCGAGCCCGGTACCGAGACCTATGAGGGCATGGTCGTCGGCCAGAACAACCGCGACGAAGACATGGACATCAACATCACCAAGGAGAAGAAGCTCACGAACATGCGTTCCGCCACCGCGGACGCCACCGTGACGCTGGCCAAGGCCCGCAACCTCTCCCTGGACGAGGCGATGGAATTCTGTGGCCACGACGAGTGCGTCGAGGTCACCCCGGATGCCATCCGTGTCCGCAAGGTAGTCTTGGGTGCCACAGAGCGCGCCCGCGCCGCCTCCCGGATGAAGGCACGCAACAAGAACTGA
- a CDS encoding Rv1157c family protein: MKTERLHVSTTRRPRRAVAAVLAAATALAVPTVIVPTAAAQTPIVVPVDELGRPTAELLDQVEAFANQPDLPEQVSGILLRVVSFFRGDGEAGVALPENGPAFTQFGWPTVATECIGGSSNAVGTAIAVPGPALIPLPGIPASQTGFVFTALGTGPAAAEQTTSMQVHWLNLNTGQTGITPLLPGTMNLDGPGTVNGTADTGSGTVLAVLSGGITTNEESGPVNCQFAPTVGLTTVA; this comes from the coding sequence ATGAAGACGGAAAGGCTCCACGTGTCCACCACCCGACGTCCCCGGCGCGCAGTTGCCGCGGTGCTCGCCGCCGCGACCGCGCTTGCCGTTCCCACCGTGATTGTCCCCACCGCCGCCGCGCAGACGCCGATTGTGGTCCCGGTCGATGAACTCGGTCGCCCCACCGCTGAGCTCCTGGATCAGGTGGAGGCCTTCGCCAACCAGCCCGACTTGCCCGAACAGGTCAGTGGCATCCTCCTCCGGGTCGTCAGCTTCTTCCGCGGCGATGGGGAGGCTGGCGTCGCCCTCCCGGAGAACGGCCCCGCCTTCACCCAGTTCGGCTGGCCGACCGTGGCCACCGAGTGCATCGGTGGTTCGTCCAACGCGGTCGGTACGGCCATCGCTGTGCCGGGCCCCGCCCTCATCCCGCTGCCGGGTATCCCTGCCAGCCAGACCGGGTTCGTCTTCACCGCTCTGGGCACTGGACCGGCCGCCGCCGAGCAGACCACGTCGATGCAGGTCCACTGGCTGAACCTCAACACTGGACAGACCGGGATCACTCCGCTGCTGCCGGGCACGATGAACCTTGACGGCCCCGGCACGGTCAACGGCACCGCCGACACGGGATCCGGGACCGTCCTCGCAGTCCTGTCGGGCGGCATCACCACGAATGAGGAGAGCGGCCCGGTGAACTGCCAGTTCGCTCCGACGGTCGGACTGACCACCGTCGCGTAA
- a CDS encoding DUF402 domain-containing protein, with amino-acid sequence MSDPHPPKVETFDTSAGINIDPKGFHRAVERWGGDATGDNPTLYMARTADHPRFGYLESWLLPALDLRVNRFHFRNGTGHGPYPGQDLYIDIAVVDPPTSAGPSTWRTTDLYIDVVTYADGRWEVLDLEELGDALTAGHLDPATTSRALAAAQQVCTGLVTSGSVDAWLRDRGFPLSWAAPDEVVPAPPGDV; translated from the coding sequence ATGTCGGATCCGCACCCCCCGAAGGTCGAGACCTTCGACACCTCCGCCGGTATCAACATCGACCCCAAGGGGTTCCACCGCGCTGTGGAGCGGTGGGGAGGCGACGCCACCGGTGATAACCCGACCCTCTACATGGCACGCACCGCCGATCACCCGCGGTTCGGGTATCTGGAGAGCTGGTTATTGCCCGCCCTCGATCTGCGGGTCAACCGGTTCCACTTCCGCAACGGGACCGGCCACGGACCGTACCCCGGTCAGGATCTCTACATCGACATCGCCGTCGTCGACCCACCCACATCCGCCGGACCGTCGACCTGGCGCACCACCGACCTCTATATCGACGTGGTGACCTATGCCGACGGCAGGTGGGAGGTTCTCGATCTCGAGGAACTCGGGGACGCCCTGACCGCCGGCCACCTCGACCCCGCCACGACCAGCCGCGCCCTCGCCGCGGCACAACAGGTCTGCACCGGGCTGGTCACCTCAGGATCGGTGGACGCCTGGCTCCGGGACCGCGGCTTCCCCCTGAGCTGGGCCGCCCCTGACGAGGTGGTACCCGCCCCACCCGGCGACGTCTAG
- a CDS encoding acyl-CoA dehydrogenase family protein, producing the protein MAVNPEFSLFQLPEEYRELRDAIRQLAEQEIAPYAAAVDENERFPEEALNALNESGFNAVHIPEEFGGQGADSLAAVIVIEEVARVCGASSLIPAVNKLGTMGLILRGSEELKAKVLPDIAGGALAAYGLTEREAGSDAAGMKTRAVRDGDEWVINGSKCFITNGSKATWLTVMAVTDPEAGARGISAFMVHKDDPGFRVGGLEHKLGIKGSPTAELYFEDCRVPADRMIGEEGTGFKTALETLDHTRPTIGAQALGIAQGAFDAAVAYVKERKQFGKPIAAFQNTQFTLADMKMKIDAARLMIYTAASNAERGVAEDGGKLGLMAAGSKAFASDIAMEVTLDAIQLLGGYGYTRDFPVERMMRDAKITQIYEGTNQVCRMVMGRQILG; encoded by the coding sequence ATGGCCGTCAATCCCGAGTTCAGTCTCTTCCAGCTTCCCGAGGAATACCGTGAGCTCCGCGACGCGATCCGGCAGCTGGCAGAGCAGGAGATCGCCCCCTATGCCGCAGCGGTCGACGAGAACGAGCGGTTCCCCGAGGAGGCGCTGAACGCTCTGAACGAGTCCGGCTTCAACGCCGTGCACATCCCCGAGGAGTTCGGCGGTCAGGGGGCGGACTCCCTCGCCGCCGTCATCGTCATCGAGGAAGTTGCCCGGGTCTGTGGTGCGTCCTCGCTCATTCCCGCCGTCAACAAGCTCGGCACGATGGGGCTGATCCTGCGTGGCTCCGAGGAGCTCAAGGCAAAGGTCCTCCCGGACATCGCCGGCGGGGCACTGGCAGCCTACGGTCTCACCGAGCGTGAGGCGGGGTCCGATGCCGCCGGAATGAAGACCCGCGCGGTCCGCGACGGCGATGAATGGGTCATCAACGGTTCCAAGTGCTTCATCACCAACGGCAGCAAGGCCACCTGGCTCACCGTCATGGCGGTCACCGATCCGGAGGCCGGCGCCCGTGGCATTTCGGCGTTCATGGTGCACAAGGATGACCCGGGGTTCCGCGTGGGCGGTCTGGAGCACAAGCTGGGGATCAAGGGGTCGCCCACCGCCGAACTGTACTTCGAGGACTGCCGCGTCCCCGCGGACCGGATGATCGGCGAGGAGGGGACCGGCTTCAAGACCGCCCTGGAAACCCTCGACCACACCCGGCCGACCATCGGCGCCCAGGCTCTCGGCATTGCCCAGGGTGCCTTCGACGCCGCCGTGGCGTACGTCAAGGAGCGCAAGCAGTTCGGCAAGCCGATCGCCGCCTTCCAGAACACCCAGTTCACCCTCGCCGACATGAAGATGAAGATCGACGCCGCCCGGCTGATGATCTACACGGCCGCCTCCAACGCGGAGCGTGGTGTGGCGGAGGACGGCGGGAAGCTGGGTCTCATGGCTGCCGGTTCCAAGGCCTTTGCCTCGGACATCGCCATGGAGGTCACCCTCGACGCTATCCAGTTGCTCGGCGGCTACGGCTACACCCGCGATTTCCCGGTCGAGCGGATGATGCGCGACGCGAAGATCACGCAGATCTACGAAGGTACCAACCAGGTCTGCCGCATGGTCATGGGACGCCAGATCCTCGGCTAG
- a CDS encoding DUF4232 domain-containing protein codes for MYITPRHATALTAAVTLVTLLAGCSDDSSSSVDSAAGATLTRASEATGDTDGSDRCTTADLDISVGASDGAAGSVYRALEFRNISDSDCTLSGYPGVSLVTGSDGATQVGEAADREPGEGDAPVITLAPEASASADLKITDPGVYGDQCTATPATALKIYPPEEQDATVVTVDGLVGCTGEDAPVTLRISRLQEQIVAAH; via the coding sequence ATGTACATCACGCCCCGACATGCCACCGCCCTCACCGCCGCCGTCACTCTCGTCACCCTGCTCGCCGGCTGTTCCGATGACTCGTCCTCCTCCGTCGACAGCGCCGCCGGAGCCACCCTCACCAGGGCGTCCGAGGCCACCGGGGATACCGACGGTTCCGACCGCTGTACCACCGCCGATCTCGACATCTCCGTCGGCGCCTCAGACGGAGCCGCCGGCAGCGTATACCGTGCCCTGGAGTTCCGGAATATCTCGGACTCCGACTGCACTCTCAGCGGCTACCCGGGGGTGAGCCTGGTGACCGGCTCCGACGGCGCCACGCAGGTCGGCGAGGCCGCCGACCGTGAACCCGGCGAGGGGGACGCTCCGGTCATCACCCTGGCGCCCGAGGCGTCCGCCTCCGCCGACCTGAAGATCACCGATCCCGGCGTGTACGGCGACCAGTGCACCGCCACCCCGGCGACTGCACTGAAGATCTACCCTCCCGAGGAACAGGACGCCACGGTCGTCACCGTCGACGGTCTCGTCGGCTGTACCGGGGAAGACGCCCCCGTCACCCTCCGGATCTCACGGCTGCAGGAACAGATCGTAGCGGCACACTGA
- a CDS encoding NAD(P)H-binding protein has product MSDIVIIGGHGRVALLTIPLLVADGNTVTAVVRNPAHIAEVEEAGATGLVADIETMSTDSIVDLLQPFDTVIWSAGAGGGDPKRTRAVDENAAIRTINAAEESHTDRFIMVSWSGSYSDHGIPRDDPFHYYADAKAAADSHLRHSALDWTILGPSTLTEGDTDGISLIPEAAGRTRATSVPREAVASMISAAVNCPRCAGHTVRFNGGDAAPADVLHDLALNLSNALDSHRSGFE; this is encoded by the coding sequence ATGAGTGACATCGTGATCATCGGCGGCCACGGCCGCGTCGCCCTGCTGACTATTCCCCTCCTCGTCGCCGACGGGAACACCGTCACCGCGGTCGTCCGCAACCCAGCGCACATCGCCGAGGTCGAGGAGGCCGGAGCGACCGGTCTCGTCGCCGATATCGAGACGATGAGCACCGACAGCATCGTCGATCTGCTCCAACCCTTCGACACCGTCATCTGGTCGGCCGGTGCCGGCGGCGGAGACCCGAAGCGCACCCGGGCGGTCGACGAGAATGCCGCGATCCGCACCATCAACGCTGCCGAAGAATCCCACACCGACAGGTTCATCATGGTCTCCTGGTCCGGGTCGTATTCCGACCACGGCATCCCGCGCGACGATCCCTTCCACTACTACGCGGACGCCAAGGCCGCGGCAGATTCCCATCTGCGGCACTCGGCTCTCGACTGGACGATCCTCGGACCGTCGACACTCACCGAGGGCGACACCGACGGGATCTCGCTGATTCCGGAGGCCGCGGGCCGGACCCGCGCCACCTCGGTGCCACGGGAAGCGGTCGCCTCGATGATCTCCGCCGCGGTGAACTGCCCCCGCTGTGCCGGGCACACGGTCCGGTTCAACGGCGGAGACGCTGCACCTGCTGACGTGCTGCACGATCTGGCCCTCAATCTCTCCAACGCCCTCGACTCCCACCGTTCCGGATTCGAGTGA